In Rhodothermales bacterium, the DNA window GATGGGCTGGACGGCCGGCTCGGCGCCCTTCGTGATCACCGGCTACGGCGTCTTCCGCTCGCTCTACGACTTCCAGGTGCATCGGGTGGTGGTGCCGATCCCCTCCTTGCCCCCCGCGCTCGACGGATTGACCATCGCGCAGCTTTCCGACCTGCATGCTGGATCGTTTTTTAGCGATCGCCCCATGCTCGAGGCCGCGTCGCTGACCCAGGGACTGAAGCCGGACCTCATCCTGATCACCGGCGACTACGTGAACCGGGACGACGCGGAATTCGACCGCATCGCAGCCGGCCTGCGCATGCTCAAGGCCGACCTGGGCGTCTATGGGTCGCTCGGCAACCACGACCACTACGCCAACGTGGAGGCTGTAGCCCAGCGGGTACGAGCCACGGATGTCGACCTCCTCGTCAACGCCCATCGCTCGATCGAGATCGACGGGGCCCGGCTGAACCTGATCGGGACGGACAACACCGGCTTCAACCAGCACTTTGCCGACCTCCCGAAAGCGCTGCAGGGGATGCCGATGACGGATCAGGACCGGCAGCTGTCCGTTCTTCTGGCGCACGACCCAACCTTCTGGGATGCGCAGATCCGAAAGGAATTCCCGTTTATCGACCTCATGCTCAGCGGACACACCCACGGTGGGCAGATCGGGCTGGAGTTGGGGCCGATTCGCTGGAGCCTTGCCCGTGTCGCCTACCAGCGGTGGGCCGGCCTGTATGCCGAACCCCGCTCGGAAGGCAGTGATTCGCAGTACCTCTACGTCAACCGGGGGCTGAGCACCGTGGGGCCCCCGTTGCGCCTGGGTATTCGCCCGGAGATCACCCTGCTCACCCTTCGCCGGGTGCCGCCCCAGAATGCGTAGCCCGCGCATGGCATGAAACGGATCCATCTTCAGATTCTGCGCATGTTTCCCGGTCCGTTTCTGGGCTGGCTGGGCACGCTCATCTTCCTGCTTGTGATGCAATTCCTCATCCGGTATCTGCCGGATCTGGTCGGGAAGGGCTTGCCTTTGCTGGTCATCGGCGAAATCATCATCTACAACCTCGCCTACATGATCGTGCTGGCCGTGCCTATGGCGGTGCTGATCTCCAATCTCATGACCTTCGGCCGGCTCGCCGAAACCAACGTCTATACCGTCCTCAAGAGTTCGGGCGTGTCCGTCCTTCAGCTGATCTGGCCGATGATGATCCTCGGCCTCGTGATCACCGCCGGCATGTGGCAGTTTAACAGCGAAGTGCTGCCGGCCGCCAATTTCCGGGCCAGCAGCCTCTGGAAAGACATCCGGCGCAAACAGCCCGGCTTCGAACTCACGCCCGGCGTGTTTTACGAGGGCATCGACGACTACAGCATCCTCGTGCGCGAGATCCCGCCGGAATCGAACACGCTGATCGATGTGACGATCTTCGACTATTCGGACAAGGCGGTTCAGCAGGTGCTCATCAAGGCGTCGCGCGGCCATCTGGAGACGCGCGACCACGGCAACCGGGTCGATCTCGTGCTCGAGGACGGCGAGATGCACCGCGTGCTCAATCCGCGAGGACGCGTTCTGGAGGATCGGTACGAGCGCCTGGCCTTCCATCGCCACCGCCTGACGTTCGACCTGAGCGAGTTCAGCTTCGAGCGAAGTAACCCCGACGACGGTTACCGCACGGACCGCACGATGCGCACCGCCGACATGGTTCGGTACGTCGACTCGCTGGAGGCGAGCATCGCGGATCGGGGGGCGTCGCTGCACAAAATCGGGGCGCGCTGGATGCTGGACTCGCTGTACGCGCCGGCCCGTCCGGCCCCCGTCCTCACCGCAGACCCGCTCGACACGACGCTGGCCTACATCGGCGCCCGCCGCCCCCTCCAGGGCTTGACGCAGCTGCAGGTCAAACAGGCGTACGACGGCGCCCTGGGCACGCTGCGGGCGGACCGCTCCGTGATCGAACAAATCAACCGCAGCATCGACTCGGAACGCCAGCGCGCGGACAAGTACCGGGTCGAGATCCACAAGAAGTATTCGATCGCCGTCGCCTGCATCATCTTCGTGCTCATCGGGGCGCCACTCGGGTTGAGCATGAAACGGGGGGGATTGGGGATCGTGGGCGGCATGGCCGTCGGCATCTTCCTGTTTTACTGGGTCACGCTGGTCCAGGGCGAGAAGCTGGCGGATCGCGGGATGCTGATTCCATGGGTGGGCATGTGGGGCGCTAATATCGTAATGAGTATCTTGGGCACCGGTTTACTGTTCTATGTATTGCTCGACCTGAAGGCCCGCCCCCTCTTTCCCCGGAAAGCATGAGCGGCGCCGGCGGGTCGACCGCCCTATGCTTTATCTGGTCCCTACCCCCGTCGGCAACCTCGAAGACATCACGCTGCGCGCGCTGCGCATCCTGAAAGAGGTCCATCTCATCGCCTGCGAGGACACCCGTACGTCGGGCGTTCTGTTGGATCATTACGGGATCCCCACGCCCCGCGCGAGTTACCACGATCACAACGAACGGCAGCGCGCGCCCCAGTTCATCGCGCGGATGCAGGCCGGCGAGTCCATCGCCCTCATCACCGACGCCGGAACGCCCGGCATCTCGGATCCGGGCTTTTACCTGGTCAGGGCATGCCACGAGGCCGGACTTCCCGTCGTCGCGCTGCCGGGCCCCACGGCTTTCGTCCCGGCGCTCGTCGCGAGCGGCCTGCCGGCCGAGCGCTTCGTCTTCGAGGGGTTTCTGCCGGTCAAGAAGGGCCGCAAGACCCGCGTGGATGCGCTCCGCGAGGAAGTCCGCACCATGATCTTCTACGAGTCGCCCCACCGTCTCGTCAAGACCCTCGCGTTGCTGGAAGCGACGTTCGGCGGCAGCCGGCCGGCGGCCGTGGCGCGCGAGGTCTCCAAAAAATTCGAGGAAGTTCGGCGCGGCGATCTCGCCACCCTGCGAACGCATTACGAAAGCCAGGACAAGGTGCGCGGAGAGCTGGTTCTCGTCGTCGGTGGGATCGGCGGCCGCGAGCGTCGCGAGGCGTCGAATCCGGACCAGGAAGACGACTGAATCGCAATACGTGCCCCCGTTCTGCGTTATCTACCGATACGGGGGCCGACCCGGGAGCAACTTCACGCGTCCATACGGCGTTGGAGGCGCGGCAAAGGCCGGCAAAATTGCTTCGCGTCGGGATCTGCGCTGCCAGCCACCCGTCGTTTGATCACGTTTTATCCATCCCGCCAACCGGTCCCACCGGAATCCGAACCCATGAGCTGGAAATCCACCGAGCGCCTGATCGCCACCTTCGTTTTTCTCTGGGCGTTTCTGCTGTACCTGTCGACCGTTTCTCCGACAGCGTCTTTCTGGGACTCGGGTGAGTTCATTGCCATCGCGAACCAGCTGCAGGTGTCGCATCCGCCGGGGGCCCCGTTCTACATGCTGATCGGGCGGCTCTTTTCGATGTTCTCCTCGCCGGAATATGTCGCCCTCTCCGTCAACCTGGTCTCGGTGCTGGCGAGCGCGCTGACCGTGCTGCTGACCTTTCTCATCATCGTGCGCGTCGCCCGCGAGTGGCATCCGGCCGATCGGATGGAGACCACACAGGACCGCATCGCCGTCTGGGCGGGCGGCGTGATCGGGGCCCTGGCCTATGCGGGGACGGACTCGTTCTGGTTCAACGCCGTCGAGGCCGAGGTCTACGCGCTGTCGATGTTCTTCACGGCGGTGGTCGTCTGGCTGATCATGAAGTGGAGCGAACTGGCCCGTCAGGAAGAGGCCGAACTCGCCGGCAAAAATCAGCATCCCTTCGGCCTCAGCGCCAACCGGTATCTGATCCTCATCGCCTACATGTTCGGGCTGGCGATCGGCGTCCACCTGCTGAACCTGCTGGCGATCTTCTTCATCGCCCTGATTTTCTTCTTCCGCGAAATCGATCGGTCGAACTGGTCGACCGGTCAGCGATGGACCGGCCTGATCGCGACGGGCGTCGTTTCGGTGCTGATTTTCCTCGTGATCTACCCGGGCATGATTCAGTGGCTGCCCGGCGTCATCGGCGAGAGCGGCGCGCCCATTTTCTGGACGCTCGCGC includes these proteins:
- a CDS encoding LptF/LptG family permease, producing MKRIHLQILRMFPGPFLGWLGTLIFLLVMQFLIRYLPDLVGKGLPLLVIGEIIIYNLAYMIVLAVPMAVLISNLMTFGRLAETNVYTVLKSSGVSVLQLIWPMMILGLVITAGMWQFNSEVLPAANFRASSLWKDIRRKQPGFELTPGVFYEGIDDYSILVREIPPESNTLIDVTIFDYSDKAVQQVLIKASRGHLETRDHGNRVDLVLEDGEMHRVLNPRGRVLEDRYERLAFHRHRLTFDLSEFSFERSNPDDGYRTDRTMRTADMVRYVDSLEASIADRGASLHKIGARWMLDSLYAPARPAPVLTADPLDTTLAYIGARRPLQGLTQLQVKQAYDGALGTLRADRSVIEQINRSIDSERQRADKYRVEIHKKYSIAVACIIFVLIGAPLGLSMKRGGLGIVGGMAVGIFLFYWVTLVQGEKLADRGMLIPWVGMWGANIVMSILGTGLLFYVLLDLKARPLFPRKA
- a CDS encoding metallophosphoesterase, whose translation is MSFYFAGIVVALFALDYYVFVHWRRFARSYRKLRWTLHAYMASMVVMPFTLPAYFAFYRWWEVEPKFFRALFFGIWVTYYLPKALIALALLIKDIAHFITWLFRWFQYQLAPPQLSEAAVPAAPSLDLTDMKRMSRRAFMRQMGWTAGSAPFVITGYGVFRSLYDFQVHRVVVPIPSLPPALDGLTIAQLSDLHAGSFFSDRPMLEAASLTQGLKPDLILITGDYVNRDDAEFDRIAAGLRMLKADLGVYGSLGNHDHYANVEAVAQRVRATDVDLLVNAHRSIEIDGARLNLIGTDNTGFNQHFADLPKALQGMPMTDQDRQLSVLLAHDPTFWDAQIRKEFPFIDLMLSGHTHGGQIGLELGPIRWSLARVAYQRWAGLYAEPRSEGSDSQYLYVNRGLSTVGPPLRLGIRPEITLLTLRRVPPQNA
- the rsmI gene encoding 16S rRNA (cytidine(1402)-2'-O)-methyltransferase; its protein translation is MLYLVPTPVGNLEDITLRALRILKEVHLIACEDTRTSGVLLDHYGIPTPRASYHDHNERQRAPQFIARMQAGESIALITDAGTPGISDPGFYLVRACHEAGLPVVALPGPTAFVPALVASGLPAERFVFEGFLPVKKGRKTRVDALREEVRTMIFYESPHRLVKTLALLEATFGGSRPAAVAREVSKKFEEVRRGDLATLRTHYESQDKVRGELVLVVGGIGGRERREASNPDQEDD